The DNA sequence TCAGAACATTCTAGAAGCAACTCAATGCTCTCTCGCgttcctcctcttcctcctaaCAACAACAAACATACTAAGACTACCTCCCGCCGTCGCCTTTCTTTCATCGGGTATGTATGCTATAAACTACTAAAATTGTACTCGAAAGATTCATACGttaacaaaaacaattgaaaatgataaaaaaaatttaaaatagacaaAAAAAGACCTATCATAATTTTTAGACTTCAtcttttgaaattattttgttttgctATATTATGTAACAGATTGATTAGGAAAAGTATGTCGAACTATGAAAGTTTTAACTATGAAGCTGACGAGGACAGTGACGAGGAggatgataatgataatgaagaaggagattaTGACGAGTGTAATGTGAGGGAAAAGAGAAAGGGCTTTGATCTTGCTACCACACTCGAACGCATTGAGAAGAACTTTGTTATTACAGATCCAAGGCTACCTGATAACCCTATAGTAATAACACTGATTTACTGTGTCATTTTACACGTCCATTCAATTATCTAATGACACAtcagtaaaaataataactttttaTATTAATCGCGTGAATAATCATTCAAGAAAACGATGTGATTACACGACTGTATTATACTgacataaatttatttaattttcattacTGACAGTATAAAAGAGTTTTATATAAACAACAAATAGTATATTTTCAcagtagtaaaaataattatttttgaattcacAATTTGAAAAGTCTTCTAAATATTCTGCAGCAGATGGTGAAGAAGCTAAAGTTTGTGTATGGTTTTTCAGATCTTTGCATCTGATAGCTTCTTGGAACTTACAGAGTATAGTAGAGAAGAGATCTTGGGAAGAAATTGCAGGTAATGTATGTGCATgcattaaattaatttttactaTGAAAATGAAAAACCAACATTACTTACTTTACTTTTGGTTCATAATagatatattatattatgaCATACAAATAAGGTAGAAATTTAGTCCCTAAAAGTATGCATTAAATAAATTTCATTGTGTAATTAATTATGCTTCTAACTTTTTCACAGGCTTCaattattatatgtataattGTTTCTATGATCATAGTGATGCTTATTTTAATCTTGATTCTATTTGGTTGATTTTAGATTTCTGCAAGGACCTGAAACTGATCGAGCCACAGTGAGAAAAATTAGAGAGGCCATTGACAACCAAATAGAAATCACTGTGCAGCTCATTAATTATACAAAGAGTGGTAATAATTAATATAAGCTTCTTTAATTAACATTTATTCTTTCTATATCCTTTGATTACTCTGTAGTCTACACTCTacagagaaaaataacaaattttacAATGTAAATCTTATTATTCTACTTGCCACTGAAGATTCTTAATTTCTACTCAATAATTCAGGTAAGAAGTTTTGGAACTTGTTTCATTTGCAACCTATGCGAGATCAGAAGGTACAACacgcacgcgcacgcgcacacacACATAGATAATCACACTAAATTTAATTAACCAGTTTTAAGATTGTGTTTTTCTTAACAGGGAGAAGTTCAGTATTTTATTGGTGTTCAACTTGATGGTAGCCAACAATTGGAGCCTCTTCACAACTGCATTGCAGATGATACTGCCAAAGAGGGACAATTATTGGTCTGTTTAATTTCTAATCATTAATTAGTTCTTGCAATTCTCTCTATTTTACATTGGATAATTGTTGGTATGTATCTGTGTTAATCAGGTAAAACAAACTGCTGAAAATGTTGATGATGCTGTTAGAGAACTTCCAGATGCTAATatggtaattaattatatttatttggcCACTCTTGTTATTATTGAGTGCTCATAAATGTGTTTGCATGCATGAACCTTTTCAGAAACCAGAAGATCTATGGATGAACCATTCAAAAGTTGTTCACCCTAAACCTCATAGAAAAGATGCTGCTGCTTGGGCAGCTATTCAAAAGGTTTGTTACTAATTTTTCACTAAATATTccactaattaattaattaagggTAAATCATGAGGGTATTATGGGATTTTTGCAGATTTTGGATAGTGGAGAACAGATAGAGTTGAAGCATTTTAGGCCAATAAAACCTTTGGGAGCAGGAGATACTGGCAGGTAGGTCCACTATAAGAAATTACTAGAATAGCGATCGATTTAGCGACCAATCCTTTTttagacataaaaaaatctgaTCGGTCGCTGTTAGCAACCGATTTTATAGGTCGCTAAAAACGGTTGCTATTCCAACAATTTCTTATAGTATCTTTTAATGTCAAGAAATATTGTTCTtctgaattttgatttgattatttattggattatttttttttcataagtGTGTATTTGGTGGAGCTATGTGGAAGTGGACAATACTTTGCAATGAAGGCAATGCAGAAAGATGTGATGATGAATCGAAACAAGGTGCATAGAGCTTCCACTGAGAGAGAAATCCTTGACATGTTGGACCACCCTTTTCTTCCTGCTTTATATGCTTCCTTTCAggttcattattattattattattatcatttcaaTTTAAAAGAGAATATATATAATGCATTCAAATACTTACTAGCTTCTGATTATTGCATTTGACATCATATATACAGACTCAAACCCATGTTTGTTTGATAACTGATTACTGCCCTGGTGGTGAATTATTCCTACTTCTTGATCGCCAGCCATCTAAGGTTCTCAAGGAAGATGCTGTCAGGTAcctatacatatatatataataacaaaGTCTTACCTCACTAGATCgactatataaattaaataatgtcattatgtattatatttataGTAAAACCGTTTATGTAcaaattttcttcaattttgTGTAAGATCTTCTTCAATTTTCCGTTATCGATATACCTTTTAATCGGATGTTCTACCAATATTCTTTCTATATGTACAAACTATCTAAAATAATATTCTACCACATTTATATTAATAAGTACtattacaatttttttcttatatccTCATTTTTCTTTGTCTATATGAGTTTAACCGCTCATTCATCTAAATATCTTTATATTTGTCCCACTAAATTATAAGTTTATGCCCATGCTTATCTTTAATTACTCAACACTTCGCTTaaactaattaaatatattCGGTCATTTTACAATTTTGACCGGTCTGCTTGAATCTTATGTTTTAGTTACATTCTCTTCAAAAGATCCTTAAATCTCATTTATGTATATTCTCATTTCATCAGCtattatatatactaaaaatttaattttgatgtactaTATCAGTGTAACGTACATTCAATTACGTAACACCACATcagtaaaaataattacttttcaAATTGATCGCGTGAATAATCATCCAAAAAACGAATGTAATTGCACGTCGTGTAAAACGCGTTACACTAtcaatacatcaaaattaaactctttatACTAATCACTAACTCTATTGAATAACAATAACAGATTTTATGCTGCTGAGGTAGTGGTTGCATTGGAGTACCTTCATTGTCAAGGTATAGTCTCTTATCTACTACTAATGATGTCGCTAACTTCTCGTTTAATTGACAAAACTTGTTAATTATTTGGTGAGAATACACTAATACAGGAATAATTTACCGAGATTTGAAGCCAGAGAATGTGTTACTTCAGAGCAATGGACATGTTTCTCTAACAGATTTTGATTTATCATGTTTAACATCCAGCAAACCACAGGTATCTTAATAATAATCTCAATTTAATTAAGAGATATATTAATATACCTTTGATGATTGAACTAATttcatttatattatatttgattcttatatatatatattcacagCTTATAACTCCAATTACAAATGAAAAGAAGAAACATCAAAAAGGTCCAGAAACTCCAATATTTTTGGCAGAACCTATAAGAGAATCAAATTCTTTTGTTGGCACAGAAGAGTATATAGCTCCGgtttgttattaattatttcTGCTCATCAAATCAATACAagattatgtatatataaaagcATACATCACATACATGATATGATTAATGtgtttttattaataattaagcTT is a window from the Arachis stenosperma cultivar V10309 chromosome 3, arast.V10309.gnm1.PFL2, whole genome shotgun sequence genome containing:
- the LOC130968890 gene encoding phototropin-1-like, whose product is MLQRDMEEKTSSSPSNRTTSFRGDPSGTLQVLSNPSSNEKPPQISSPLRSQPLKSAPSEASIPSEAAAQRAAEWGLVLKTDEETGKPRGVAPRTSGGEVGGGASSSSSSSREVRVARGVPRVSEDVRAALSTFQQTFVVSDAMKADYPILYASAGFFKMTGYTSKEVIGRNCRFLQGADTDPADVEKIREALNMGTSYCGRLLNYKKDGTPFWNLLTISPIKDHDGNVLKFVGMLVEVSKHTEGSKENMLRPNGLPESLIRYAAREKEKAGNSARELVEAMKMKMKRLSESNTNSNDSNNNNKKNNKAAPPRSALLRRKSDSSIITSSTRKSLSEHSRSNSMLSRVPPLPPNNNKHTKTTSRRRLSFIGLIRKSMSNYESFNYEADEDSDEEDDNDNEEGDYDECNVREKRKGFDLATTLERIEKNFVITDPRLPDNPIIFASDSFLELTEYSREEILGRNCRFLQGPETDRATVRKIREAIDNQIEITVQLINYTKSGKKFWNLFHLQPMRDQKGEVQYFIGVQLDGSQQLEPLHNCIADDTAKEGQLLVKQTAENVDDAVRELPDANMKPEDLWMNHSKVVHPKPHRKDAAAWAAIQKILDSGEQIELKHFRPIKPLGAGDTGSVYLVELCGSGQYFAMKAMQKDVMMNRNKVHRASTEREILDMLDHPFLPALYASFQTQTHVCLITDYCPGGELFLLLDRQPSKVLKEDAVRFYAAEVVVALEYLHCQGIIYRDLKPENVLLQSNGHVSLTDFDLSCLTSSKPQLITPITNEKKKHQKGPETPIFLAEPIRESNSFVGTEEYIAPEIVTGAGHTSAVDWWALGILLYEMLYGFTPFRGKNRQKTFTNILNKDLKFPKSKQVSLHAKHLIYGLLQKDPKSRMGSQGGANEIKTHSFFRGVNWALVRCMNPPTLDAPLFEKTEEEEEEQVKDVNSDIEEINIF